In one window of Micromonospora cathayae DNA:
- a CDS encoding LamG domain-containing protein: MSAEETALTAAKRSGRVVEVAGSTSEAARVVATPEGSLVLETYAAPRWASRRDGTGWQQIDTALRLDVDGVVPNATLADVRFSGGGTAPMVSVGVGGGQVALSWPEALPDPRLEGDTAIYESVRPQVDLRVRALSDGFTWSLVVHSAQAAMDPTLETLRFRLDTVGLTKRERSDGGFEILNAAGEQVLGAGNALMWDASGVTARPGARAAAPELREALETAPEQSQQAELPVNLDGDDLVIQPDLDLLRGAGTAYPVVIDPWTTIGKTYWGYAGSTGATRDDGVARVGLDPAGSGTYRSFFRFNLSALSGKSIRSVKFLTELTHSFSCSATPVNLWRSGDLPGAGKRAWPGPGLALWLEQRSGNAHKPSGSLECANDPQPDLPMEFSSANLKNDVTDHRGDGNYTLALSTRQSDGSSETTSTWWKKFDPAQTKLSVEYNTNPNTPTAAQLATHADYATAALACVTGTARPAVRSRFPWLKATVTDPDGGNGGTLSGVFSLQKWNGSAWAAVSGWPRTDAGVAPGARAEVQFTTETVNGEQYRWQAQTKDTLGGSSGLSPWCEFTVDYAPPSNGPSVTPADGLYLESPPYGTNQDKRGAKGFSGRFTFSANGVADVYDYVYQVSGGPQQTVLAASPGGAATVWVTPYREGENILTVWSRDQVGNTSDPYSYVFLVDGPTAEKAAWAMNEGTGTSLGNRIDGAPAATLQNGPAWTDTRLIGTHETRGRDRAVDFDGVDDLATTTGAVIDTTRSFSVAAWVRPDAIVGSHVVLSQPATNRSPFELQYYPTTQKWCFVTYSADAVNSTSNTTPACASAAVRVGVWTHLTAVYDVAAPQQLALYVNGVRDGTGSTAPMWASTGTFTIGAARNGSTTARFNGAIDDVRVWDRVLDPTVDIEPITSPVLTGQWEMEDYDEEDPRQEGDGSGYQRPVTLTSAPSAQWSSNGYQFSYGLALDGVGGSADSPVPVVRSDQSFTVAAWVKPNSNGHQAILVQDGSIRSAFFLMLDGPTGKWVVTMPTADANTVTWQAAHSTSLASLHVWTHLAAVYDAQTRELKLYVNGVLHATRTNVTAWHGGSAFHIGRSSGSYFLGATVDRVRTWAGTMSDNDIAGLHGEV, from the coding sequence GTGTCGGCCGAGGAGACGGCGCTGACCGCTGCGAAACGGTCCGGCCGGGTGGTGGAGGTCGCGGGCTCGACCTCGGAGGCGGCTCGCGTCGTCGCCACCCCGGAAGGCTCCCTCGTCCTGGAGACCTACGCCGCGCCGAGATGGGCCTCCCGACGTGACGGCACGGGCTGGCAGCAGATCGACACCGCGCTGCGTCTCGACGTCGACGGCGTCGTGCCGAACGCGACGCTGGCCGACGTCAGGTTCTCCGGCGGGGGCACTGCGCCGATGGTGTCGGTCGGGGTGGGCGGTGGCCAGGTGGCCCTGTCCTGGCCGGAGGCGTTGCCAGATCCCCGGCTGGAAGGGGACACCGCGATCTACGAGTCGGTGCGTCCGCAGGTGGACCTCCGTGTGCGGGCACTCTCCGACGGCTTCACCTGGTCGCTGGTGGTGCACTCGGCGCAGGCCGCGATGGACCCGACGCTGGAGACGTTGCGGTTCCGGCTCGACACGGTCGGCCTGACCAAGCGGGAACGGTCCGACGGCGGATTCGAGATTCTGAACGCAGCTGGTGAGCAGGTTCTGGGCGCGGGAAACGCCCTGATGTGGGATGCCTCCGGGGTAACCGCAAGACCGGGCGCGCGTGCCGCCGCACCCGAGCTACGGGAGGCGCTGGAGACCGCGCCTGAGCAGTCCCAACAGGCGGAACTGCCGGTGAACCTGGACGGTGACGACCTCGTCATCCAACCTGACCTCGACCTACTGCGCGGGGCCGGGACGGCCTACCCCGTGGTGATCGACCCTTGGACGACCATCGGCAAGACCTACTGGGGGTACGCCGGGTCGACCGGCGCCACCCGGGACGACGGGGTGGCCAGGGTGGGCCTGGACCCGGCCGGCTCCGGCACCTACCGGTCGTTCTTCCGGTTCAACCTCTCCGCCCTGTCCGGCAAGTCGATCCGCTCGGTGAAGTTCCTGACCGAGCTCACCCACTCCTTCTCCTGCAGCGCGACGCCGGTCAACCTCTGGCGCAGTGGCGACCTGCCCGGTGCCGGCAAGCGGGCCTGGCCCGGTCCCGGCCTTGCGCTCTGGCTCGAGCAACGCTCGGGCAACGCGCACAAGCCGTCCGGCAGCCTGGAGTGTGCCAACGACCCCCAGCCGGACCTGCCGATGGAGTTCTCCAGCGCGAACCTGAAGAACGACGTGACCGACCACCGGGGGGACGGCAACTACACCCTCGCCCTGTCGACCCGGCAGTCCGACGGCTCGTCGGAGACGACGAGCACCTGGTGGAAGAAGTTCGACCCGGCCCAGACCAAGCTCTCGGTCGAGTACAACACCAACCCGAACACCCCCACCGCCGCGCAGTTGGCAACCCACGCCGACTACGCGACGGCGGCCCTCGCCTGCGTCACGGGCACCGCGCGGCCGGCGGTCCGGTCCCGGTTCCCGTGGTTGAAGGCCACGGTCACCGACCCGGACGGCGGAAACGGCGGCACCCTCTCCGGGGTGTTCAGCCTGCAGAAGTGGAACGGCAGTGCCTGGGCGGCGGTGTCGGGGTGGCCGCGGACGGACGCGGGCGTGGCCCCGGGAGCGCGGGCCGAGGTGCAGTTCACCACTGAGACCGTGAACGGCGAGCAGTACCGGTGGCAGGCGCAGACCAAGGACACCCTTGGCGGTTCGTCGGGGTTGTCGCCCTGGTGTGAATTCACCGTGGACTACGCCCCGCCGTCGAACGGACCGTCGGTCACGCCCGCCGACGGCCTCTACCTGGAGTCGCCGCCGTACGGCACCAACCAGGACAAGCGTGGTGCCAAGGGCTTCTCGGGCCGCTTCACGTTCTCGGCCAACGGGGTTGCCGACGTGTACGACTACGTCTACCAGGTGTCGGGTGGTCCGCAACAGACCGTGTTGGCAGCCAGCCCTGGCGGGGCGGCGACCGTGTGGGTGACGCCCTACCGGGAGGGCGAGAACATCCTGACCGTCTGGAGTCGGGACCAGGTCGGCAACACGTCCGACCCGTACAGCTACGTCTTTCTCGTCGACGGCCCGACCGCCGAGAAGGCTGCCTGGGCGATGAACGAGGGCACCGGGACCAGCCTGGGTAATCGTATCGACGGCGCCCCTGCCGCGACGCTGCAGAACGGCCCCGCCTGGACGGACACCCGGCTGATCGGCACGCACGAGACCCGGGGCCGGGACCGGGCCGTCGACTTTGACGGCGTCGATGACCTCGCCACGACGACCGGCGCGGTGATCGACACCACACGCAGCTTCTCCGTCGCCGCCTGGGTACGCCCCGACGCGATCGTCGGATCCCACGTCGTGCTGTCCCAACCGGCCACCAACCGGAGCCCCTTCGAGCTGCAGTACTACCCGACGACCCAGAAGTGGTGTTTCGTCACGTACTCGGCCGACGCGGTGAACAGCACATCCAACACCACTCCGGCCTGTGCCAGTGCTGCGGTCCGGGTGGGCGTCTGGACCCACCTGACCGCCGTCTACGACGTGGCTGCTCCCCAGCAGTTGGCGCTCTACGTCAACGGCGTGCGGGACGGCACCGGCTCGACGGCACCGATGTGGGCCTCGACCGGCACGTTCACGATCGGCGCAGCCCGCAACGGGTCGACGACCGCCCGGTTCAACGGAGCGATCGACGACGTCCGGGTCTGGGACCGAGTCCTCGACCCGACGGTCGACATCGAACCGATCACCAGTCCGGTCCTGACCGGGCAGTGGGAGATGGAGGACTACGACGAGGAGGACCCCCGTCAGGAGGGTGATGGCTCCGGCTACCAGCGACCGGTGACCCTGACCTCCGCGCCGTCAGCTCAGTGGTCGAGCAACGGATACCAGTTCTCGTACGGTCTTGCTCTCGATGGCGTGGGCGGATCGGCGGACAGCCCGGTGCCGGTGGTCCGCAGTGACCAGTCGTTCACCGTCGCCGCGTGGGTCAAGCCGAACAGCAACGGCCATCAGGCGATCCTGGTGCAGGACGGAAGCATCCGGTCCGCCTTCTTCCTCATGCTCGACGGTCCGACCGGCAAGTGGGTGGTCACCATGCCGACTGCCGACGCGAACACGGTGACCTGGCAGGCGGCCCACTCG